TGCTAGAAGGTTTGAACCAAGTAAAGATGACTTAATTATTTTTGCAGGGGCTTGTCAATCCCATTACGAGGCGTTATTAGGGGCAGGAGCAAACTTTGCCAGTTCACCTCAAAGGGTTTTAATACATTGTTTAGATCCAGTTTTTATTATGGAAAAAATTGCTTATACGTCTATCATGGAGTCTGTTTGTATTTATGATGTAATTCAAAATACCATAACAGGTTTAGATGGGGTAGGAGGAGTAGAAAGTCGAGGTAAATTTCGAAGGGGATTGCCTAAGTCTCCCTACTCAATCTAAGGAGGTAATAGAATGAATGGTATAGAAAAATTAAATATAGAAAAAAACAATAATCAAACTTTAATTAAAATATTGATCGATAAAAATTATGAAAAAGAATTACAAGATAATAAAGAAGAGGTAATTTTAAAAATTACAGAGAAAAAAAATGAACCACCTGATAAACAATTAAAGCCACTAAAAGATAAAAAAATAATAATAGATCCAGGTCACGGTGGTACTAGCTTTGGTGCTGTAGGTCAGACTGGGGTTAGGGAAAAGGATTTGAATTTACAAACCAGTTTAATCATAGAAAAATTGTTGACAAATTTAGGGGCAAAGGCAATATTAACTAGGATAAAAGATGAAAATGTAACGTTAGCTCAAAGGGTTAATGTTGCTAATAACAATAAGGGGGATTTATTTATAAGTGTTCACTATAACGGATATAGTGATCCCCAAGCTAATGGAACTGAAACATATTGGTCTAGCCAAGGGACAAAGGGTAGTGAAAAACTAGCAGCGTTATTACAAACACAATTGCTAGAAAAATTGCAAAGAAGAAATAGAGGGGTAAAACAGGCTAATTTTTATGTATTAAGAGAAACTAAAATGCCTGCTGCGTTAATTGAGCCACTATTTATTACAAATCCTGTGGAAGAACAGATAATTATTAAAGAAGAAAATATGGTTAAGGTGGCAGAAGGAGTAGTTGATGCAATATTAAAA
This window of the Anaerobranca gottschalkii DSM 13577 genome carries:
- a CDS encoding N-acetylmuramoyl-L-alanine amidase family protein, translating into MNGIEKLNIEKNNNQTLIKILIDKNYEKELQDNKEEVILKITEKKNEPPDKQLKPLKDKKIIIDPGHGGTSFGAVGQTGVREKDLNLQTSLIIEKLLTNLGAKAILTRIKDENVTLAQRVNVANNNKGDLFISVHYNGYSDPQANGTETYWSSQGTKGSEKLAALLQTQLLEKLQRRNRGVKQANFYVLRETKMPAALIEPLFITNPVEEQIIIKEENMVKVAEGVVDAILKFYS